In one Bacillus thuringiensis genomic region, the following are encoded:
- a CDS encoding aminoacyl-tRNA deacylase yields the protein MEELQEILEKSNYTYAIIQHEKPIHSRQEGSEYFGIEVGQTAPTMILKTDKGFFVLIVSGSRSKINFEKIANILGCSKVKLASPEEVQKVTGFQVGSVRMVGLDLPCVIDKRLFHYDYIYGGTGQSTFTLKLEPQALNELNQVIATFD from the coding sequence ATGGAGGAATTGCAAGAAATTTTAGAGAAAAGCAACTATACATATGCAATAATTCAACACGAAAAACCGATACACTCAAGACAAGAGGGCTCAGAGTATTTTGGGATTGAAGTTGGGCAAACAGCTCCAACGATGATACTAAAAACCGATAAAGGCTTCTTTGTGTTAATTGTATCTGGAAGCCGTAGTAAAATTAATTTTGAGAAAATAGCTAATATTTTAGGTTGTAGTAAAGTGAAATTAGCATCTCCAGAGGAAGTTCAAAAAGTTACAGGCTTTCAGGTAGGAAGTGTTCGTATGGTAGGTCTTGATTTACCTTGTGTGATAGACAAACGACTTTTCCATTATGATTATATTTACGGAGGTACTGGTCAATCAACATTTACTTTAAAACTTGAACCACAGGCCTTAAATGAATTAAATCAAGTGATCGCAACTTTCGATTAA
- a CDS encoding sigma-70 family RNA polymerase sigma factor, protein MDELTVEAFEIEDKELLIDEIMNKYGQEVLQLVYSYVNNKEIAEDVTQDIFVKCYKSLHTYKGKSNVKTWLWRIAINQCKDYIKSWYNKKVIVTEDESAYMGVQNDSVEQTVMQNAEDRELASAVMNLPIKYREVIYLFYYEELSIKEIATVIDVKENTIKTRLKKAKELLKKGLEG, encoded by the coding sequence GTGGATGAATTAACGGTAGAAGCGTTTGAAATAGAAGATAAGGAACTCCTTATCGATGAAATCATGAACAAGTATGGACAAGAAGTCCTGCAGCTTGTGTATTCATATGTAAACAATAAAGAAATCGCTGAGGATGTAACGCAAGATATATTTGTGAAATGTTATAAGTCTCTTCATACATACAAAGGGAAGTCGAATGTGAAAACGTGGTTATGGAGAATTGCGATTAATCAATGTAAGGACTATATAAAAAGTTGGTATAACAAAAAGGTGATCGTGACAGAGGATGAATCTGCTTATATGGGGGTTCAAAATGATAGTGTCGAACAAACTGTTATGCAAAATGCGGAGGATCGTGAGCTCGCTTCTGCGGTAATGAATTTACCGATAAAATACCGAGAAGTCATTTATCTATTTTATTATGAAGAATTATCAATTAAAGAGATTGCTACTGTAATAGACGTGAAAGAAAACACGATAAAAACGAGACTGAAAAAAGCGAAGGAGCTTTTGAAGAAAGGATTGGAGGGATAA
- the glpD gene encoding aerobic glycerol-3-phosphate dehydrogenase → MKFSSKQRKDVLNGVNKQELDVIVIGGGITGSGIALDGATRGLSTIVFEMQDFAAGTSSRSTKLVHGGLRYLKQLEVKMVAEVGKERAIVYENGPHVTTPEWMLLPFHTGGTFGSFSTSIGLRVYDFLAGVKRSERRKMFNREETLNKEPLVKKEGLKGGGYYVEYRTDDARLTIEVMKEAIEHGAKAVNYAKVDSFLYKDGKVCGVRVIDLLDGEVYEVYGKKIVNAAGPWVDTLREKDNSKKGKVLQLSKGVHLVIDQKRFPLGQAIYFDTPDKRMVFAIPRGGKTYVGTTDTFYDKDAAVPQMTTEDRTYIINAINYMFPSVKITEKDIESSWAGVRPLIYEEGKSASEISRKDEIWTSESGLITIAGGKLTGYRKMAEMVVDYVTNLLQKEGHSAYPKSDTKHMPISGGHVDGSHGFPAFVAKKAGEGTKYGLTTAQAEEFAKFYGSNVDVLFDLAKKHKDEAKEYNMPLDVLIPLVYAMDYEMTAKPVDFFVRRRGAVFFNIHWVYEWKEAVINYMAAKLGWSKEEQMKYTAELEKALTDAVIPVDQQEQAAALA, encoded by the coding sequence ATGAAATTTTCAAGTAAACAACGTAAAGACGTATTAAACGGAGTAAATAAACAAGAGTTAGATGTGATCGTAATTGGTGGAGGTATTACTGGTTCTGGTATTGCATTAGATGGAGCAACACGCGGGTTATCAACAATTGTGTTTGAAATGCAGGACTTTGCAGCAGGTACATCAAGTCGTTCAACGAAGCTTGTACACGGTGGTCTACGTTATTTAAAACAACTTGAAGTGAAAATGGTAGCAGAGGTGGGTAAAGAGCGTGCGATCGTATATGAGAACGGTCCCCATGTAACAACACCAGAGTGGATGTTACTTCCGTTCCATACAGGCGGTACGTTCGGATCATTTAGTACATCAATTGGTCTTCGTGTATACGACTTCTTAGCAGGTGTAAAACGAAGCGAGCGCAGAAAGATGTTTAACCGTGAAGAAACATTAAACAAAGAGCCTCTTGTAAAAAAAGAAGGATTAAAAGGCGGCGGTTACTACGTAGAATATCGTACAGATGATGCGCGTCTTACAATTGAAGTAATGAAAGAAGCAATTGAGCACGGCGCAAAAGCTGTTAACTACGCAAAAGTAGACAGTTTCTTATATAAAGATGGAAAAGTATGCGGTGTACGTGTAATCGATTTACTAGACGGTGAAGTATATGAAGTGTACGGTAAGAAAATTGTAAACGCAGCTGGCCCTTGGGTAGATACACTTCGTGAAAAAGATAACTCGAAAAAAGGAAAAGTACTTCAGTTATCAAAAGGTGTTCACTTAGTAATTGACCAAAAACGTTTCCCATTAGGTCAAGCAATTTACTTCGATACACCAGATAAACGTATGGTGTTCGCGATTCCTCGCGGCGGAAAAACATACGTAGGTACAACAGATACGTTCTATGATAAAGACGCAGCTGTACCACAAATGACAACAGAAGATCGCACATACATCATTAATGCGATTAACTACATGTTCCCAAGCGTGAAAATTACAGAGAAAGACATTGAATCAAGCTGGGCTGGTGTACGTCCGTTAATTTATGAAGAAGGTAAGAGTGCATCTGAAATTTCTCGTAAAGATGAAATTTGGACTTCTGAATCTGGTTTAATTACAATCGCAGGTGGTAAATTAACAGGATACCGCAAAATGGCTGAAATGGTAGTAGACTACGTAACGAACTTACTACAAAAAGAAGGTCATAGCGCATATCCGAAGAGCGACACGAAACATATGCCAATCTCTGGTGGACATGTAGATGGTTCACACGGATTCCCAGCATTCGTTGCGAAAAAAGCTGGCGAAGGTACGAAATATGGTTTAACAACAGCACAAGCAGAAGAATTCGCGAAATTCTACGGCTCTAACGTTGACGTACTATTTGACTTAGCGAAAAAACATAAAGACGAAGCGAAAGAATACAACATGCCGCTTGACGTTCTAATCCCGCTTGTATACGCAATGGATTACGAAATGACAGCAAAACCAGTTGACTTCTTCGTACGCCGCAGAGGCGCTGTATTCTTCAACATCCACTGGGTATACGAGTGGAAAGAAGCAGTAATCAACTACATGGCTGCGAAACTAGGCTGGAGCAAAGAAGAACAAATGAAATATACAGCTGAACTAGAAAAAGCATTAACAGACGCTGTCATTCCTGTAGATCAACAAGAGCAGGCGGCTGCGTTAGCGTAA
- the helD gene encoding RNA polymerase recycling motor HelD, with protein sequence MNKKLDLEQKRLDTVIETITQQIDKLENETGRRRAEVINIRKHFWDDVKVNTDTFDDYLETVINLRQQAQSLAVTQITHKHTFNRLAALRRMHKAPYFGRIDFKEEGESAADQIYIGVATLTDASGENFLIYDWRAPISSVYYDYPPGPAEYSTPDGVIHGNVEKKLQYIIQNGEIDSMFDTSLTIGDEILQQALGKGTNKHMQSIVATIQREQNEIIRHDEGRLLIVQGAAGSGKTSAALQRIAYLLYKYREWLKADQIILFSPNSMFNSYVSNVLPELGEENMQQVTFQEYLNHRLSKSFEVEDPYEQLEYMLTETNSPTYKTRNASIRFKASTQFFEMIRAYRQSLESSGMLFRGMKFRGKLIVSAKEITEQFYNTDSSLRFHSRIEKLTDWLNKQIDALEKAELKKPWVEEEIELLSKDEYQKAYKYLQKKGEFDDNSFHDFEKETRVLGRMIVRKKMKPLRKGVQTLRFINFTGIYKQLFTDASWVTGEKPKEWDDICSLTVNMLDEGKLYYEDATPFLLLKELIEGFQTNRSIKHVLVDEAQDYSPFQFEFLKRLFPAARMTVLGDFNQAIFAHASETVNFDTLTNLYGPDETNGINLTRSYRSTKPIIEFTRALVPEGKNIHAFERDGEKPTVTKVANESELHEHITAKVAELQKEQHNTIAIICKSAAESAAAYEALNHIDNIKLVKSNSAEYEQGIVVIPAYLAKGIEFDAVIIYDASKDVYSTESVRRLFYTACTRAMHELHLYSVGEVSPFVLGADSYSFELITKTP encoded by the coding sequence ATGAATAAAAAACTTGATTTAGAGCAAAAACGATTGGATACCGTAATCGAAACGATTACGCAGCAAATTGATAAACTGGAAAACGAAACTGGCAGACGCCGGGCAGAAGTAATCAATATTCGTAAACACTTTTGGGATGACGTAAAAGTGAATACTGATACTTTTGATGATTACCTTGAAACAGTTATCAACTTAAGACAACAAGCTCAGTCACTAGCTGTTACACAAATTACCCATAAGCACACCTTTAATCGACTTGCCGCATTAAGACGTATGCATAAAGCACCTTATTTCGGACGAATTGATTTCAAAGAAGAAGGAGAATCTGCCGCGGATCAAATTTATATCGGCGTCGCTACACTTACTGATGCAAGCGGAGAAAACTTCCTTATATATGACTGGCGCGCACCTATTTCGAGTGTGTACTATGATTATCCACCAGGACCTGCTGAATATAGTACACCAGACGGCGTAATCCACGGTAACGTGGAGAAAAAATTACAATACATTATTCAAAATGGCGAGATTGATTCTATGTTCGATACGAGCCTTACAATTGGTGATGAAATCTTGCAACAAGCGCTTGGAAAAGGCACGAACAAACATATGCAAAGCATCGTTGCTACGATTCAGCGCGAGCAAAATGAAATTATCCGTCACGATGAAGGCCGACTCCTTATCGTGCAAGGAGCCGCTGGTAGTGGTAAAACATCAGCTGCATTGCAACGAATCGCCTACTTACTATATAAATATCGCGAATGGCTAAAAGCAGATCAAATTATTCTCTTCTCTCCTAACTCTATGTTCAATAGCTACGTTTCTAACGTACTACCTGAACTCGGTGAAGAAAATATGCAGCAAGTTACATTCCAAGAATATTTAAATCATAGACTAAGTAAGTCATTTGAAGTTGAAGATCCTTATGAGCAATTGGAATATATGTTAACTGAAACGAATAGCCCTACCTATAAAACGAGAAATGCGAGCATCCGATTTAAAGCATCCACTCAATTTTTCGAGATGATTAGAGCGTACAGACAATCTCTTGAATCTTCAGGTATGCTATTTAGAGGAATGAAATTTAGAGGAAAACTAATCGTCTCAGCTAAAGAAATTACAGAGCAATTTTATAATACTGACTCCTCCCTCCGCTTCCATAGTCGAATTGAGAAGTTAACGGATTGGCTAAATAAGCAAATAGATGCACTTGAAAAAGCAGAACTGAAAAAGCCTTGGGTAGAAGAAGAAATTGAATTACTTAGTAAAGATGAATACCAAAAGGCTTATAAATATTTACAGAAAAAAGGCGAGTTTGACGACAACTCCTTTCATGATTTTGAAAAAGAAACGAGAGTACTTGGACGTATGATTGTCCGTAAAAAAATGAAGCCACTTCGTAAAGGCGTTCAAACATTGCGTTTCATCAATTTCACAGGCATATATAAACAGCTCTTCACAGATGCATCATGGGTTACTGGGGAAAAACCGAAAGAGTGGGATGACATTTGCTCATTAACAGTAAACATGCTCGATGAAGGAAAACTATATTACGAGGACGCAACTCCATTTTTACTTTTAAAAGAGTTAATTGAAGGCTTCCAAACGAACAGATCGATTAAACACGTACTCGTAGACGAAGCGCAAGATTATTCGCCGTTTCAGTTCGAGTTTTTAAAACGTCTCTTCCCTGCCGCGAGAATGACAGTACTCGGCGACTTTAACCAAGCGATATTTGCTCATGCGAGTGAAACAGTTAATTTCGATACACTTACAAATTTATACGGTCCAGACGAAACAAACGGCATTAACTTAACTCGTAGCTATCGCTCCACAAAACCGATTATTGAATTCACACGCGCTCTCGTACCGGAAGGCAAGAACATTCACGCCTTTGAACGTGACGGCGAGAAACCCACAGTGACGAAAGTAGCGAATGAGAGCGAACTGCACGAACATATTACTGCCAAAGTTGCTGAACTACAAAAAGAGCAGCACAATACAATCGCAATTATATGTAAATCCGCAGCTGAAAGCGCCGCTGCATACGAAGCACTTAATCATATCGATAATATTAAACTCGTGAAGAGTAACTCAGCCGAGTATGAGCAAGGCATTGTCGTGATCCCTGCTTACTTAGCGAAAGGTATCGAATTTGATGCCGTTATTATTTACGATGCTTCTAAAGATGTGTACAGCACTGAGAGCGTTCGTAGATTGTTCTACACTGCTTGTACGCGCGCGATGCATGAGTTGCACCTTTATAGCGTTGGTGAGGTTAGTCCTTTTGTGCTTGGGGCTGATTCGTATAGTTTTGAGCTAATAACTAAAACACCTTGA
- the glpF gene encoding glycerol uptake facilitator protein GlpF — translation MSAFLGELIGTALLIVLGGGVCAGVSLKKSFAKDSGWIVITMGWGLAVAVAAYAVGSISGAHLNPALTIGLAFKGAFPWSDVPGYIVAQMIGAIIGAVIVYLHYLPHWKETEDPGTKLGVFATGPAIPNTFANLLSEMIGTFVLVFGILAIGANKFADGLNPFIVGFLIVSIGLSLGGTTGYAINPARDLGPRIAHFFLPIAGKGGSNWKYAWIPVVGPILGGSLAGLFHQVVFEGKQNSALIYVIIATVIVLAISYMTSKKSGSNTNSRKVA, via the coding sequence ATGTCAGCATTTTTAGGAGAGTTAATAGGGACTGCGTTGTTAATCGTACTTGGTGGCGGCGTTTGTGCTGGTGTAAGTTTAAAGAAATCGTTTGCGAAAGATTCAGGTTGGATTGTTATTACAATGGGCTGGGGCTTAGCAGTAGCGGTTGCAGCGTATGCGGTTGGATCAATTAGTGGGGCACATTTGAATCCAGCTTTAACGATAGGATTAGCATTTAAGGGAGCGTTCCCATGGAGTGACGTACCAGGTTATATCGTAGCACAAATGATTGGGGCAATTATCGGGGCAGTTATCGTATATTTACATTACTTACCACACTGGAAAGAAACAGAAGATCCAGGAACAAAGTTAGGTGTATTTGCAACAGGTCCAGCAATTCCGAACACATTTGCAAACCTTTTAAGTGAAATGATTGGAACATTCGTTTTAGTATTTGGTATATTAGCAATTGGTGCAAATAAATTTGCAGATGGATTAAATCCATTCATCGTAGGTTTCTTAATTGTAAGTATTGGTTTATCATTAGGTGGGACAACAGGATACGCAATTAACCCAGCACGTGATTTAGGTCCGCGTATCGCACACTTCTTCCTTCCGATTGCAGGAAAAGGCGGTTCAAACTGGAAGTATGCATGGATTCCAGTAGTTGGTCCAATTTTAGGTGGATCACTTGCAGGTTTATTCCATCAAGTTGTATTTGAAGGAAAACAAAATTCAGCACTTATTTATGTGATTATCGCAACTGTGATTGTACTAGCAATCTCTTATATGACAAGTAAAAAAAGCGGAAGCAATACAAATAGTAGAAAAGTAGCATAA
- a CDS encoding helix-turn-helix domain-containing protein yields the protein MIFSERLKEEREKRNWSQNDLAEKLHVSRQSVSKWETGKNYPSIEIIIHLSDLFGITIDELLRSDEELTQKVIEDSKQLAYPKWKVFFDSLFMIGVFLFIAKIVVWMLNKFAGASITIVADAPYVMNLLPLALMIIGGIGSDKLKKIYR from the coding sequence ATGATTTTTAGTGAGCGTTTAAAAGAAGAAAGGGAAAAAAGAAATTGGTCGCAAAATGATTTGGCTGAAAAACTTCATGTGAGCAGGCAATCTGTTTCGAAATGGGAGACGGGAAAGAACTATCCGAGCATTGAAATTATTATTCATTTAAGTGATCTGTTCGGTATTACAATTGATGAACTGCTGAGGAGTGATGAAGAATTGACGCAGAAAGTAATTGAAGATAGTAAGCAATTGGCGTATCCAAAATGGAAGGTGTTTTTTGATAGTCTATTTATGATAGGAGTATTTTTGTTTATTGCAAAAATCGTTGTATGGATGCTAAATAAGTTTGCTGGAGCAAGTATTACAATTGTAGCAGATGCGCCATATGTAATGAATCTTTTGCCCCTTGCACTAATGATTATAGGTGGTATAGGTTCCGATAAGTTGAAGAAAATATATAGATAA
- the glpP gene encoding glycerol uptake operon antiterminator GlpP encodes MEFHEQKILPAVRQIKDLEKLLHSSYEYIVILDIHVGQLKSVISLAKQYCKKVFLHVDLIHGLQSDGHATEYLCQEFRPYGLLSTKASVIMKAKQKGVVAIQRIFLIDSSAMEKSCNLLDKTKPDYIEVLPGALTDVIAEVKERTGVPILAGGFIRTVEDVERALNAGATAITTSKRELWKHYQKK; translated from the coding sequence ATGGAATTTCATGAACAGAAGATTTTGCCGGCAGTGAGGCAAATTAAAGATTTGGAAAAGCTATTACATAGTTCGTATGAATATATCGTTATTTTAGATATTCATGTCGGTCAATTGAAGAGTGTTATATCACTTGCGAAGCAATATTGTAAAAAGGTGTTTTTACATGTGGATTTAATTCATGGTTTGCAGAGTGATGGGCATGCGACGGAATATTTATGTCAGGAGTTTAGACCGTACGGGTTACTTTCAACAAAGGCGAGCGTTATTATGAAGGCGAAGCAAAAAGGTGTTGTGGCAATACAACGCATCTTTTTAATCGATTCGAGTGCGATGGAGAAGAGCTGCAATCTTTTAGATAAGACGAAACCGGATTATATTGAGGTACTTCCTGGAGCATTAACGGATGTTATTGCTGAAGTGAAAGAGCGTACTGGTGTACCGATTTTAGCAGGTGGTTTTATTCGTACTGTAGAAGATGTGGAAAGAGCTTTAAACGCTGGTGCGACAGCAATTACGACATCAAAACGCGAACTATGGAAACATTACCAAAAAAAGTGA
- a CDS encoding FtsW/RodA/SpoVE family cell cycle protein, whose amino-acid sequence MNKKGERFLKEVTNHIKSKEAKDLVVTELEFHLKQTKNMWIGKGLSEAVAEDKAVEQMGSPVKLGEELNKLYKPKVDWFLIGLLVAAMGLGFLPVITFGHADLFMNKVIFVILGVVTAVGIMLIDYRKLERFGWLFYTIGVLILLMIKCFPTGYVIGEAIIKIGPITIDCLMTIPFFFLAWASFFNNSRLKLMHLLMLYVFSLYLFSTTSILLPIFIYITMVFVMLWWSKLGKKTAWLITMLPICFFIIRDLFSWSAVKEYRIARILGFLNPEHDQWYLRLKEAMASAGWFGTYGNIKSIPATHTDFVFASLTYYYGYVLALVLVVILSLFAVRIMNIAYKINDGYGKLLLVGGVTLFVIHFICNVGMTLGILPRVSISLPFISYGLIPTLFHAFIMGIVLSVYRRKDIPFRMRKTP is encoded by the coding sequence TTGAACAAAAAAGGGGAGCGTTTTTTAAAGGAAGTTACGAACCATATTAAATCAAAAGAAGCGAAGGACTTGGTGGTAACGGAACTAGAATTTCACTTAAAACAGACGAAGAATATGTGGATAGGGAAAGGGTTAAGTGAGGCAGTTGCGGAAGATAAGGCCGTTGAACAAATGGGAAGTCCGGTCAAACTTGGCGAAGAACTTAACAAACTGTATAAACCAAAGGTGGATTGGTTTTTAATTGGTTTATTAGTGGCTGCGATGGGGTTAGGGTTTTTGCCGGTTATAACTTTTGGACATGCTGACTTATTCATGAATAAGGTGATATTTGTTATTCTCGGTGTTGTAACAGCTGTTGGGATAATGCTGATTGATTATCGGAAGTTAGAGAGGTTTGGATGGTTGTTTTATACAATTGGGGTACTGATCTTATTAATGATAAAATGTTTTCCGACTGGTTACGTGATTGGAGAGGCAATCATAAAAATTGGTCCCATCACAATTGACTGTTTAATGACGATACCATTCTTCTTTCTGGCTTGGGCTTCTTTTTTCAATAATAGTAGGTTAAAGCTTATGCATCTTCTCATGTTGTACGTATTTTCTTTATATCTATTTTCAACTACATCAATTCTTTTACCAATTTTCATCTATATTACGATGGTATTTGTTATGCTTTGGTGGAGTAAGCTAGGAAAGAAAACGGCATGGCTCATTACAATGTTACCGATTTGTTTCTTTATTATTAGGGATTTATTTTCCTGGTCTGCTGTAAAAGAATACCGGATAGCTAGAATTTTAGGGTTTTTAAACCCAGAGCATGATCAATGGTATTTACGTTTAAAAGAGGCAATGGCATCGGCAGGTTGGTTTGGTACATATGGAAATATAAAGTCTATCCCTGCTACTCATACTGATTTTGTATTTGCAAGTTTGACTTACTATTATGGATATGTACTTGCGCTAGTTCTTGTCGTGATTCTTTCTCTTTTTGCAGTAAGAATAATGAACATAGCTTATAAAATAAATGATGGTTATGGTAAATTGCTTCTCGTTGGCGGAGTGACTCTTTTTGTAATCCATTTTATTTGTAATGTTGGCATGACCCTCGGGATATTACCACGTGTTTCTATATCATTACCATTTATTAGCTACGGATTGATACCAACTCTGTTTCATGCATTTATAATGGGAATTGTGTTAAGTGTATATCGACGTAAAGATATTCCTTTTAGAATGAGAAAAACACCTTGA
- a CDS encoding PadR family transcriptional regulator codes for MEDRLKGLRKSMENTTFKHLSFSDQHQKQVREKIKQSSEKEEDILLAVLQLLMNEKTGYELMQLLRGRGIQKFEGDEGSLYTLLHRLEQNRFIQSSWDHAGAKYYQLNDKGNKMLRKAEKNATKARFILKGLVQE; via the coding sequence ATGGAAGATCGATTAAAAGGCTTGCGAAAATCAATGGAGAACACAACGTTTAAACATTTGAGTTTTTCTGATCAACACCAGAAGCAGGTGCGCGAAAAAATTAAGCAATCGTCCGAAAAGGAAGAAGATATCCTTTTAGCAGTGTTACAACTTCTTATGAATGAAAAAACAGGTTATGAATTGATGCAGTTACTAAGAGGGAGAGGGATTCAAAAATTCGAAGGTGATGAAGGGTCTCTATACACTTTATTACATCGTCTAGAACAGAATCGCTTTATCCAATCTAGCTGGGATCACGCGGGAGCTAAATATTATCAATTAAATGATAAAGGAAATAAAATGCTGCGAAAGGCAGAGAAGAATGCTACGAAGGCACGATTTATATTAAAAGGATTAGTACAGGAGTGA
- the glpK gene encoding glycerol kinase GlpK has translation MKKYILSLDQGTTSSRAILFNKKGEIVHSAQKEFTQHFPKPGWVEHNAQEIWGSILAVIATCLSEADVKPEQIAGIGITNQRETTVVWDKTTSKPIYNAIVWQSRQTAEICDELKEKGYSEMVREKTGLLIDAYFSGTKVKWILDNVEGAREKAENGDLLFGTIDSWLVWKLSGGKAHVTDYSNASRTLMFNIHDLQWDDELLEMLTVPKSMLPEVRPSSEIYGETIDYHFFGQNVPIAGVAGDQQAALFGQACFGEGMAKNTYGTGCFMLMNTGEKAVASEHGLLTTIAWGIDGKVNYALEGSIFVAGSAIQWLRDGMRMFKDASESEVYANRVESTDGVYVVPAFVGLGTPYWDSEVRGAMFGVTRGTTKEHFIRATLESLAYQTKDVLCAMEADSGIELKTLRVDGGAVKNNFLMKFQSDILDVPVERPVINETTALGAAYLAGLAVGYWKNQDEIKEQWHMDKRFEPTMEAKTSEELYAGWKKAIEATKAFK, from the coding sequence ATGAAAAAATATATTCTTTCATTAGACCAAGGAACAACAAGCTCACGCGCAATTCTTTTCAATAAAAAAGGTGAAATTGTTCATTCAGCTCAAAAAGAGTTTACACAACATTTTCCAAAGCCGGGCTGGGTAGAGCATAATGCACAAGAAATTTGGGGATCTATTTTAGCAGTTATCGCAACTTGCTTAAGTGAAGCAGATGTAAAACCAGAACAAATCGCTGGTATCGGTATTACGAACCAACGTGAAACAACGGTTGTTTGGGATAAAACGACTAGTAAACCAATTTACAACGCAATCGTATGGCAATCTCGCCAAACAGCTGAAATTTGTGATGAGTTAAAAGAAAAAGGTTATAGCGAAATGGTTCGCGAAAAAACAGGTCTTTTAATTGATGCATACTTCTCTGGTACGAAAGTAAAATGGATTTTAGATAACGTTGAAGGTGCAAGAGAGAAAGCAGAAAACGGCGATCTATTATTCGGAACAATTGATTCGTGGCTTGTATGGAAACTATCTGGTGGTAAAGCACACGTAACAGATTACTCAAACGCATCACGTACGTTAATGTTTAACATTCACGACTTACAGTGGGATGATGAGCTTCTAGAAATGTTAACAGTACCAAAGAGCATGCTTCCAGAAGTGCGTCCATCATCTGAAATTTACGGAGAAACAATTGATTATCACTTCTTCGGCCAAAATGTACCGATTGCAGGTGTAGCTGGTGACCAACAAGCAGCATTATTTGGACAAGCTTGTTTCGGTGAAGGTATGGCGAAAAATACTTACGGAACTGGTTGCTTCATGTTAATGAACACAGGTGAAAAAGCAGTAGCTTCTGAGCACGGTCTATTAACAACAATTGCATGGGGAATAGATGGTAAAGTAAACTACGCATTAGAAGGAAGTATTTTCGTAGCAGGTTCTGCAATTCAGTGGTTACGTGACGGAATGCGCATGTTTAAAGATGCAAGTGAGAGTGAAGTGTATGCGAATCGCGTTGAATCAACTGATGGTGTATACGTTGTACCAGCATTCGTTGGACTAGGAACACCTTATTGGGATAGTGAAGTACGCGGCGCTATGTTTGGTGTAACACGCGGTACGACGAAAGAGCATTTCATTCGTGCAACGCTAGAATCTTTAGCTTACCAAACGAAAGATGTATTATGCGCAATGGAAGCAGATTCAGGTATTGAACTGAAAACATTACGCGTTGATGGCGGAGCGGTTAAAAATAACTTCTTAATGAAGTTCCAAAGTGATATTTTAGATGTTCCTGTAGAGCGTCCAGTGATCAACGAAACAACGGCTCTAGGTGCAGCATACTTAGCTGGTCTTGCAGTTGGATATTGGAAAAACCAAGATGAAATTAAAGAACAGTGGCATATGGACAAACGCTTTGAGCCAACGATGGAAGCGAAAACAAGCGAAGAGCTATATGCTGGATGGAAAAAAGCAATTGAAGCAACAAAAGCTTTCAAATAA